Part of the Cyanobacteriota bacterium genome is shown below.
TGATGCTGGGTCGCTGGTTAGCAGTCTGATAGGCGGCTCGCCCCCAGAGGATTAAGCCTAGTCCGATCGCACCTGCTTGAATGGTAATAATCGCGACTGTCATAGCTAAAGTCCGTCGATTTTTGACTGGAATATCCACTAGCACGAGGGAGCCTAGCTTTAGCTGTAGCCGTGTTGTAGATCGTAGTAAGGCGCTACGGGGTTTGCGTGGTGCAAGCTTCGTAGATGGCTGTGTTGCAGATGAACATGGTGACAAAGGCACAATCTGAGCTGATGATGTGGGCAACTGCACTACTGCTGGGGCATGGGACACATTCCTGGGTGGATGGAGTAACGATCGGGGCTTGGCCACAAATTCCTGAGAGGTCTGTTGACTACTGGTAGGCTGAGGCTCGTTTGAATGTGTTGCCCTGTTATGCCTTAGGGCTGTACTTGGTTCTAGGTCAATCTCTACACTCCAATCTGGAAAAGGTGCTCCTGTTTGCTTGCCGTGCAGCTTCACCTGCTGGATGGGTACCCCAAGGGCAACTAGCCCCTTACGGATCCGCTCCACCATGGCTGACTGTGGAGGGGCACTGGGCAGTGATTCCAGCAAAATTTCCAGGTAATTATTTTGGATTCGCACTGCGGCTGTGATGGCTTGGGGATTGAAAGAGCGGTTTATGAGCGTGGCGATCGCTGCTACATCACCCTGCCGAGCTAGATCCCTTATGGTTGAGGCAGTCATAGCCTACGTCCTCATGTGTATCTTTACCCTAGCGTACCTATTTATTCATAGCTTTACACCCTTCCTTAGCATACCTATGCATGGCTCTACACCCTGAAAGTTAATGCAGAGAAGCCGCTTCATCAGCCCATAGGGTTGCTGCTCGATGGCTAGTCAACTGTGCGATTAGGCATAGGTATAAAGACGAGATCGTCAACTGATCATCATAACTGTCAGACCATCCACACCACTACTCAAGCAGCGCAGTATACTTTGAGAAAGTGATCAGCAACATGGGTAATAACAGTGGACTATACGATTCAGCAGGCTTTAATACCAACGGCAACGAGCTACGACACCGTTGATGTTCAGATTCAGGGTGGACGAATTGCTGCAATCGCCCCTCATCTAGATACGATCGGTACTGTGATTGATGGCAACAACAAGTTACTGCTGCCTGGGTTTGTCAACGCCCATACCCACTCTTCAGAAATGTGGCAGCGTGGGATTATTCCTCCCGTGCCCTTGGAACTGTGGATTGCTGAACTTTATGATTTCGTGCCACTGGATCCAGAGATGGTTTACCTCAGTGCCCTGGGTACGGCTGTAGAAACCATGATGACCGGGGGCACTACCGTGGTTGATCACCTTGTCCTCATCCCTGGACGAGAGCTAGAAACTGTAGAAACGGCAGTGAATGCCTATCGTCAAGCTGGAATTCGTGCCTATGTTGGCCCGCTCATTCAAGATCAGTCTCTGACAACGAGTCTGCCTAGCGGTGACACAGCGATCGACCATGAACCCTATGTCCGCAATACTGAGCAAACCCTGACTCTGATGCAGGAGGTGATCGATCGCTTCCACCGTCCTGATGAGGGCATTAACATTATGACTGCCCCCACTGGCATGCAACTCTGTTCCGATGAGCTGTTTAAAGGGTGTGTGGAACTCAGCAACCGGTACAACCTCTGTCGCCACACCCACCTGCTGGAAACCAAAGCACAGCAGATGTTAGCCCAGGAGAAATATGGCCATAGTGCTGTCCGTCAGCTAGAGAAGTTGGACTTCCTTAGTCCCAAAACGTCTCTGGCACACTGCGTCTGGTTAACGGATGATGACATTGCAATCATGGCAGCAACTCAGGCTACCGTTGTCCACAATCCCCTAAGTAATCTGCGCCTGGGTAGTGGCATTGCACCAGTGCTGAAGTATCTGCAAGCAGGGGTGAATGTGTCCTTTGGATGTGATGGTTCTGCTAGCAACGATTCCCAGGATTTACTAGAGGCCGTTAAGATTGGTTCTATCTTGCACAATGTCACGGACTTCGACTATCGCCACTGGATTAGTCCCCGCCAAGCGGTGCAGATGGCAGCACTCGGTGGAGCCAAGGGTCTAGGGGCTGCTGATCGTTTCGGATCTTTAACAGTTGGTAACGAAGCCGATTTGGT
Proteins encoded:
- a CDS encoding amidohydrolase; this translates as MDYTIQQALIPTATSYDTVDVQIQGGRIAAIAPHLDTIGTVIDGNNKLLLPGFVNAHTHSSEMWQRGIIPPVPLELWIAELYDFVPLDPEMVYLSALGTAVETMMTGGTTVVDHLVLIPGRELETVETAVNAYRQAGIRAYVGPLIQDQSLTTSLPSGDTAIDHEPYVRNTEQTLTLMQEVIDRFHRPDEGINIMTAPTGMQLCSDELFKGCVELSNRYNLCRHTHLLETKAQQMLAQEKYGHSAVRQLEKLDFLSPKTSLAHCVWLTDDDIAIMAATQATVVHNPLSNLRLGSGIAPVLKYLQAGVNVSFGCDGSASNDSQDLLEAVKIGSILHNVTDFDYRHWISPRQAVQMAALGGAKGLGAADRFGSLTVGNEADLVLYDLTTLSILPKTDPIGLLILGRPVNIVHSAWVRGKQTIADGKPVYVDLTNLQQDLFAKSSWNFNRESKTLKQIEGYYRSVMKLPA
- a CDS encoding retroviral-like aspartic protease family protein; this translates as MTASTIRDLARQGDVAAIATLINRSFNPQAITAAVRIQNNYLEILLESLPSAPPQSAMVERIRKGLVALGVPIQQVKLHGKQTGAPFPDWSVEIDLEPSTALRHNRATHSNEPQPTSSQQTSQEFVAKPRSLLHPPRNVSHAPAVVQLPTSSAQIVPLSPCSSATQPSTKLAPRKPRSALLRSTTRLQLKLGSLVLVDIPVKNRRTLAMTVAIITIQAGAIGLGLILWGRAAYQTANQRPSIIHSTKLPVASFNPNKVYQAAIKYRHHGIPVIDVTFNHNQTFEMIVDTGASGTLITEEMAIALSVQPTGWVQIGVADGRVVQLPTGIINAISVDGATVTNVPVVIASGMPIGLLGHDFFDEFDIKISRDTVEFHPRQSK